One window of Leptospira yasudae genomic DNA carries:
- a CDS encoding EAL domain-containing response regulator gives MNQHPLPNLLILDDEEEIAGILGDLAKQCGFEVTITHEAGVFFEKLGDHTQYIILDLMIPGVDGVDVLRMLSGKKLSVSVILISGADRRVLQSAESLAIQYGLKISGVLEKPIRIQEYQRVLTGLISDNKSDSVNSSTVGKRPVAEPASAITAEEIEQGIREDQFRLFYQPKINFKTGTVSGFESLVRWAHPVRGLVFPDSFIPTLESYPSLMDAMTEKLILQALGQCSIWNKQFPGIAVAVNVSPVSLNKLILPETISKMIEGFGLKNNQLIVEVTETQLLENITSTLDILTRIRIRGIGLSVDDFGIGYSSLKQIHRYPFTELKIDRSFVSVAPYDKEALFICQAAIDLGHKLGMTVVAEGIETAEVGELMKKEGCDKGQGYFYSKPMPADAALQYLANFKA, from the coding sequence ATGAATCAGCACCCTCTACCTAATTTACTGATTCTAGATGACGAGGAAGAGATCGCCGGGATCCTCGGAGATCTAGCCAAACAATGCGGCTTTGAAGTTACGATCACGCACGAAGCCGGGGTTTTCTTTGAAAAGCTTGGCGATCATACGCAATATATCATTTTAGATCTGATGATTCCCGGCGTGGACGGGGTGGACGTTTTACGGATGTTATCCGGGAAAAAATTATCCGTTTCCGTGATTCTCATCAGCGGCGCGGATCGACGCGTGTTACAAAGCGCGGAATCCCTTGCGATTCAATACGGATTAAAAATTTCAGGCGTTCTGGAAAAACCCATTCGAATTCAAGAATATCAAAGAGTTCTAACGGGATTGATTTCCGATAACAAGAGCGATTCTGTCAATTCTTCGACAGTCGGCAAGCGACCCGTTGCTGAACCCGCTTCGGCGATCACTGCGGAAGAGATCGAACAAGGAATTCGAGAGGATCAGTTTCGTCTTTTTTATCAGCCTAAGATCAATTTTAAAACGGGAACTGTCTCCGGTTTTGAATCCTTGGTGCGTTGGGCTCATCCGGTGCGAGGTTTGGTTTTTCCCGATTCATTCATCCCCACTTTGGAATCGTATCCCAGTTTGATGGACGCGATGACGGAGAAGTTGATTTTACAAGCGCTCGGTCAGTGTTCGATTTGGAACAAACAATTTCCGGGTATCGCGGTTGCGGTGAACGTTTCTCCGGTAAGTTTGAACAAACTCATTCTTCCCGAAACGATTTCCAAGATGATCGAGGGGTTCGGTTTAAAAAACAATCAGCTTATCGTGGAAGTGACGGAAACTCAGTTATTGGAAAACATCACGTCGACTCTCGACATTCTGACTCGGATTCGAATCCGCGGGATCGGTCTTTCCGTGGACGACTTCGGAATCGGTTATTCTTCCTTGAAACAGATTCATCGTTATCCGTTTACGGAACTCAAGATCGATCGTTCGTTTGTGAGCGTGGCTCCGTACGATAAGGAAGCGCTTTTTATCTGTCAGGCTGCGATCGATCTCGGTCATAAACTCGGAATGACGGTCGTTGCGGAAGGAATCGAAACCGCGGAAGTCGGCGAGTTGATGAAGAAGGAAGGCTGCGATAAAGGACAAGGTTATTTTTACAGCAAGCCGATGCCCGCCGACGCGGCTCTGCAATACTTAGCGAACTTTAAAGCCTAA
- a CDS encoding hybrid sensor histidine kinase/response regulator: MFPDDSFDVVKVLLVEDDEEDFILFKEYLGDISYPKYKVTRFQNADAALAEIRSNSDAYKIYVIDHFLGPKTGPELLKEIRSASGLAPAVLISGLPESEIASLAEEAGFQGYLDKKTLSTFVLAKVFFLLLQNRNEETFKKENALADPLLMRMETIAQFAGGIAHDFNNILNIIIANLDLLEMQCKEQPNVLSRVNSAQGAVMRGAEVNKKLLNFSRKQSLNPESVEPDRWIGEYLEKPVEPFPENVRVVFEPGGRGAKCRIDRSEFANCLMHLLQNAKEAVEESGGTVLIETDTIAVTSSKESKEFGLEIGNYFLLRIADNGRGVDANIADKIFEPFITTKPKGKSSGLGLSMVFGFVKRSGGKVAFESHPGWCSDFYAYFPLEERQPNLHPSGNAISGDGSEIFYFTGEGETSKRTSYVFRTLGFQVRRFQELTSFQSELSKVKGKAVLFSECWGESFPQWKEICRNAEKSNSMLKTFYVSASVSENGSENSSEIPWPISRKSLVNHFGRL; the protein is encoded by the coding sequence TTGTTTCCTGACGATTCGTTCGATGTCGTCAAAGTATTGTTAGTCGAAGACGACGAGGAGGATTTTATTCTTTTTAAGGAATATCTCGGCGATATTTCGTATCCAAAATACAAAGTGACTCGATTTCAGAATGCGGACGCGGCGCTTGCGGAGATCCGATCGAATTCCGATGCTTACAAAATCTATGTGATCGATCATTTTTTAGGACCGAAGACCGGTCCTGAATTATTAAAAGAAATTCGTTCTGCGTCCGGATTGGCACCCGCCGTTTTGATTTCGGGTTTGCCGGAATCGGAAATCGCATCCTTAGCGGAAGAAGCGGGATTTCAAGGATATCTGGACAAAAAGACTCTTTCGACGTTTGTCCTTGCCAAAGTCTTCTTTTTGCTTTTGCAAAATAGAAACGAAGAAACATTCAAAAAAGAGAATGCACTTGCGGACCCGCTTCTCATGAGAATGGAAACGATCGCGCAATTTGCCGGCGGGATCGCACACGATTTTAATAATATTCTAAACATCATCATCGCGAATTTGGACCTTTTGGAAATGCAATGCAAGGAGCAGCCGAACGTTCTCAGTCGAGTCAATTCCGCACAAGGAGCGGTGATGCGAGGCGCGGAAGTAAATAAGAAACTTCTAAACTTCTCCCGAAAACAATCCCTCAATCCCGAATCCGTAGAACCGGATCGATGGATCGGAGAATATTTGGAAAAACCGGTCGAACCGTTTCCGGAAAACGTTCGGGTTGTTTTCGAACCGGGAGGCCGGGGCGCCAAGTGTAGAATCGATCGAAGCGAATTTGCAAATTGTCTCATGCATTTGCTGCAAAACGCAAAGGAAGCCGTGGAAGAATCGGGAGGGACCGTTCTGATCGAAACGGATACGATCGCCGTGACCTCTTCCAAAGAATCGAAGGAATTCGGTTTAGAAATCGGAAATTATTTTTTGCTCAGGATCGCGGACAACGGGCGGGGAGTGGATGCAAACATCGCGGATAAAATTTTCGAACCGTTTATCACCACGAAACCGAAAGGGAAAAGTTCCGGGCTCGGGCTTTCGATGGTTTTCGGATTTGTGAAACGAAGCGGCGGTAAAGTCGCCTTCGAATCGCACCCCGGTTGGTGTTCCGACTTTTACGCCTACTTTCCCTTGGAAGAACGGCAACCGAACTTGCATCCCTCAGGGAATGCGATCTCCGGTGATGGATCTGAAATCTTTTATTTTACGGGGGAGGGAGAAACATCGAAGAGAACCTCTTATGTCTTTCGGACTTTAGGATTTCAGGTTCGTCGATTTCAAGAATTAACCTCCTTTCAATCCGAACTTTCAAAAGTGAAAGGGAAAGCCGTTTTATTCTCGGAATGTTGGGGAGAATCCTTCCCTCAATGGAAGGAGATTTGCAGAAATGCGGAGAAGTCGAATTCTATGCTGAAAACATTTTACGTTTCCGCATCCGTTTCGGAAAACGGATCGGAAAATTCTTCGGAAATCCCTTGGCCGATTTCTCGAAAATCTCTTGTGAATCATTTCGGTCGATTATAA